From Ignisphaera aggregans DSM 17230, the proteins below share one genomic window:
- a CDS encoding SPFH domain, Band 7 family protein (COGs: COG0330 Membrane protease subunits stomatin/prohibitin homologs~InterPro IPR001972:IPR001107~KEGG: smr:Smar_0156 SPFH domain-containing protein/band 7 family protein~PFAM: band 7 protein~SMART: band 7 protein~SPTR: A3DKV9 SPFH domain, Band 7 family protein~PFAM: SPFH domain / Band 7 family): MPIGAAEVVGILLLLIVLTVILSRSLRVVREWERLIVLRLGKYVGIKGPGLVLLVPFVDRGLIVDIRLHTIDVPKQEVITKDNVTIKVDAVVYYRVVDPEKAILRVRDYNYAIALLAQTTLRDVIGQIELDDVLSKREEINKRIQNIIDGITEPWGIKVSMVTIKAVELPEGMIRAMAYQAEAERIRRARIIEAEAERTASAILSDAALIYEKHPIALRLRELQTYVDIAKEKNVIIITESLGAKTTAEAIATALATTSIQRGEGKKE, translated from the coding sequence ATGCCTATAGGAGCGGCTGAAGTAGTTGGAATATTGTTATTGCTAATAGTATTAACAGTAATTCTTTCTAGATCTTTAAGAGTTGTTAGAGAATGGGAAAGATTAATTGTTTTAAGGCTTGGGAAATATGTAGGTATTAAAGGTCCTGGACTAGTACTGTTGGTACCATTTGTTGATAGAGGTCTTATTGTTGATATAAGGCTTCATACTATTGATGTACCTAAACAAGAGGTTATAACGAAAGATAATGTTACAATAAAAGTTGATGCAGTAGTCTATTATAGAGTTGTGGATCCTGAGAAAGCTATACTAAGGGTTAGGGATTATAATTATGCAATTGCATTATTGGCACAAACAACATTAAGGGATGTTATTGGTCAAATAGAGTTAGATGATGTTTTATCGAAGAGAGAGGAAATTAATAAGAGAATTCAAAATATAATTGATGGTATAACTGAGCCTTGGGGTATAAAAGTATCTATGGTTACGATAAAAGCTGTAGAGCTACCTGAAGGAATGATAAGAGCCATGGCATATCAAGCTGAGGCTGAAAGAATTAGACGTGCTAGAATTATAGAAGCAGAGGCTGAGAGAACAGCATCAGCTATTCTCTCAGACGCTGCATTAATATATGAGAAGCATCCTATAGCTCTTAGGCTTAGAGAACTTCAAACCTATGTTGATATAGCTAAGGAGAAAAATGTTATAATAATAACAGAGAGTCTAGGTGCTAAGACAACAGCAGAGGCTATAGCTACAGCATTAGCGACTACTTCTATTCAAAGGGGAGAAGGGAAGAAAGAATAG
- a CDS encoding protein of unknown function DUF107 (COGs: COG1030 Membrane-bound serine protease (ClpP class)~InterPro IPR002810~KEGG: smr:Smar_0157 nodulation efficiency protein NfeD~PFAM: protein of unknown function DUF107~SPTR: A3DKW0 Nodulation efficiency protein NfeD~PFAM: Clp protease; NfeD-like), with the protein MNKSKIQILWILLFFMATIFIVHVSFLYSQQTLNTKAILIRIDGIVGTIDKPTEDYVRYALSLATDRGVPLIIIVNSYGGYLESTINIADILLNAKVPVIGFIADKAFSAASIVVQPMHIVAITPYGVIGAAQPIQINPVTGQYEYVNESKVINSIVALATRYAEARGRNKTAVEMFIRRNLVLRGEEAVKYHVVDIIANDLDDLINKVNNQMVTISYGDHRYNVTIRIDGYEYIEPGLQIQLYAYLRDSLINSILWFIGFFGTFILLLTGRIDLIPFTIVFLLLALVGGGMDINVVSVLLIGLGSILIAIELVTPGYGILGISGIIALTFGFLLMPMAPATYLYPSVIESIRIIILILGGGLGALFSFIMYKILETNRKRKHIQISSIVQAQIGKVVEKIEPNKKGLVMVGGEYWSAESDEVIEPGEEVEVIGRKGFTLIVRKKRT; encoded by the coding sequence ATGAATAAATCCAAAATACAAATTTTATGGATATTATTATTCTTCATGGCTACCATATTTATAGTCCATGTAAGTTTTTTATATTCTCAACAAACTCTCAATACAAAAGCTATTTTAATAAGAATAGATGGTATTGTCGGGACTATAGATAAGCCAACAGAGGACTATGTAAGGTATGCCTTGAGTTTAGCTACTGATAGAGGTGTTCCATTAATAATAATAGTGAATAGCTATGGAGGTTACTTAGAATCAACTATAAATATTGCTGATATTCTTCTCAATGCCAAGGTGCCTGTAATAGGATTCATAGCCGATAAGGCATTTAGTGCTGCAAGCATAGTTGTACAGCCTATGCATATAGTTGCGATAACACCCTATGGTGTTATAGGTGCTGCACAACCCATACAAATAAATCCTGTTACAGGACAATATGAATATGTAAATGAGAGTAAGGTTATAAATAGTATTGTTGCTTTGGCCACAAGATATGCTGAAGCTAGGGGAAGAAATAAGACAGCTGTTGAGATGTTTATACGAAGAAACCTAGTTTTAAGAGGGGAGGAAGCTGTGAAATATCATGTTGTAGATATTATTGCAAATGACCTAGACGATCTTATAAATAAAGTGAATAATCAAATGGTAACAATATCGTATGGAGATCATAGATATAACGTTACAATAAGAATAGATGGGTATGAGTATATAGAGCCAGGGCTTCAGATACAGCTATATGCATATCTAAGAGATTCACTAATAAATTCTATATTATGGTTCATAGGATTTTTTGGAACATTTATACTATTATTAACTGGAAGAATAGATTTAATACCATTTACAATAGTATTTCTATTGTTAGCACTTGTAGGAGGGGGTATGGATATAAATGTGGTATCTGTATTACTTATAGGATTAGGAAGTATATTAATTGCAATAGAACTTGTGACACCAGGTTATGGTATTTTAGGAATTAGTGGTATAATAGCTTTAACATTTGGTTTTCTATTAATGCCCATGGCACCAGCAACATATCTTTATCCGAGTGTTATTGAATCGATTAGAATAATAATTCTAATATTGGGTGGAGGATTAGGAGCACTCTTTTCATTCATTATGTATAAGATTTTAGAAACTAATAGGAAAAGAAAACATATTCAAATCTCGTCCATTGTACAAGCTCAGATCGGTAAAGTTGTTGAGAAAATAGAACCTAATAAGAAAGGATTGGTTATGGTTGGTGGAGAATATTGGTCAGCTGAATCTGATGAGGTCATAGAACCTGGTGAAGAAGTTGAAGTAATAGGGCGGAAGGGCTTCACATTAATTGTGAGAAAGAAAAGGACATAG
- a CDS encoding peptidase T2 asparaginase 2 (COGs: COG1446 Asparaginase~InterPro IPR000246~KEGG: tne:Tneu_1423 peptidase T2 asparaginase 2~PFAM: peptidase T2 asparaginase 2~SPTR: B1Y9B9 Peptidase T2 asparaginase 2~PFAM: Asparaginase) — protein sequence MIILNSKKLVLAVHGGAGRWNLDNDTREAVYRSLRDALNAGFNVLKSGGKALDAVVEAVKVLEDSEIFNAGIGSALNALGYVEMDAGIMDGRSLRAIGIGATRYPKNPIVLARYAMEYTDHVIIVGEGADRLAKILRLEPRNNYIPSKIVAKYRELVKNPRSIGYWKKLPEILPKFLVGDTVGAVAMDDEGNVAAAASTGGVWLKLPGRIGDTPIVGAGFYADNRGGAAVATGLGEVIIMYGLTRKAVEKMISGLDANTACVTTIRELTSIYGDNNAGILCLDLRGEIVAVHNTPAMPYGYIEDLELKISFSGVKI from the coding sequence GTGATTATCTTGAATAGCAAAAAACTTGTATTAGCGGTTCATGGTGGTGCTGGAAGATGGAATTTGGATAATGATACTAGAGAGGCAGTCTATAGATCGTTGCGAGATGCTCTTAATGCTGGATTTAATGTATTGAAATCTGGTGGAAAAGCATTAGACGCTGTGGTTGAAGCTGTAAAGGTATTAGAAGATTCAGAGATTTTTAATGCAGGTATTGGAAGTGCATTAAATGCTCTTGGCTATGTTGAGATGGATGCGGGTATCATGGATGGTAGAAGTCTGAGAGCTATAGGTATTGGAGCTACTAGATATCCTAAAAATCCTATAGTTTTAGCAAGATATGCTATGGAATATACAGATCATGTTATTATTGTCGGTGAAGGTGCTGATAGATTAGCAAAAATATTGCGTCTAGAGCCTAGAAATAATTACATACCTAGTAAGATAGTTGCAAAATATAGAGAGTTGGTAAAGAACCCTAGAAGTATTGGTTATTGGAAAAAACTTCCAGAGATTTTACCAAAATTTTTAGTTGGAGATACAGTAGGAGCTGTTGCAATGGATGATGAAGGTAATGTAGCAGCCGCTGCAAGTACAGGTGGGGTATGGTTGAAGCTTCCTGGTAGAATTGGAGATACGCCTATTGTTGGAGCAGGATTCTATGCTGATAACAGAGGGGGAGCAGCTGTTGCAACAGGTTTAGGTGAAGTCATAATAATGTATGGTTTGACTAGGAAAGCTGTAGAAAAAATGATCTCTGGATTAGATGCTAATACTGCTTGTGTTACTACTATAAGAGAATTGACATCAATTTATGGGGATAATAATGCAGGGATACTTTGTTTAGATCTAAGAGGCGAGATAGTAGCTGTTCATAACACTCCGGCTATGCCTTATGGATACATAGAAGATTTAGAATTAAAAATATCTTTTAGTGGGGTTAAGATTTAG
- a CDS encoding Uncharacterized conserved protein UCP037214 (InterPro IPR017140~KEGG: ape:APE_1866.1 hypothetical protein~PFAM: Uncharacterised conserved protein UCP037214~SPTR: Q9YAS7 Putative uncharacterized protein~PFAM: Uncharacterized protein conserved in archaea (DUF2258)): protein MPRLSSGFVIAGAYADKIRRTMFAQLRDYVRRDKEWSQKIAFAVAQLNRFLYTVLVEQIKIDKGDVVRIRIDYDIDEANKNIVWKWDTIVIEAFRRIPQEEVDNITKKLISKAVEIATAAVAFNIVKIGETFDGDIIYALRLNDRDVGAAIVTPVNEALAILKRGAVIEPTPAIFEKVKLEIPSGRTLEDVLRDTLSTVVQSARHVSADEALKMVNAIRERASIAPIAKYEEVEEESEE, encoded by the coding sequence ATGCCTAGGCTAAGCTCAGGTTTCGTTATAGCAGGTGCTTATGCAGATAAGATTAGGCGTACAATGTTTGCACAACTAAGAGACTATGTACGTAGAGATAAGGAATGGAGCCAAAAGATAGCTTTTGCCGTAGCACAACTAAACAGATTTCTCTATACAGTTCTAGTTGAACAAATAAAAATCGATAAAGGTGATGTCGTTAGAATTAGAATAGACTATGATATTGATGAAGCTAATAAAAATATTGTGTGGAAATGGGATACTATTGTTATTGAAGCCTTTAGAAGAATTCCTCAAGAGGAAGTTGACAATATAACAAAGAAACTTATTTCAAAAGCTGTTGAAATTGCAACAGCAGCTGTGGCTTTTAATATAGTGAAAATTGGTGAAACATTCGATGGTGATATAATATATGCTCTAAGATTAAATGATAGAGATGTGGGTGCAGCTATTGTAACACCTGTAAATGAGGCCTTAGCTATACTAAAAAGAGGGGCGGTCATAGAACCTACACCAGCTATATTTGAAAAAGTTAAACTTGAGATACCATCTGGCAGAACTCTTGAAGATGTACTTAGAGATACTCTATCCACTGTCGTTCAAAGTGCGAGACATGTAAGTGCTGATGAAGCACTAAAAATGGTTAATGCAATTAGAGAAAGAGCTTCTATAGCACCAATAGCTAAATATGAAGAGGTTGAAGAGGAATCCGAAGAATAG
- a CDS encoding Acetylornithine transaminase (COGs: COG0160 4-aminobutyrate aminotransferase and related aminotransferase~InterPro IPR005814~KEGG: smr:Smar_1591 4-aminobutyrate aminotransferase~PFAM: aminotransferase class-III~PRIAM: Acetylornithine transaminase~SPTR: A3DPW5 Aminotransferase~PFAM: Aminotransferase class-III~TIGRFAM: 4-aminobutyrate aminotransferase, prokaryotic type), whose protein sequence is MFSKPIIRVIPPGPKARELIEKHREFVATTTHDPENLPLVIERGEGVWLIDVDGNVYLDFSSSIAVNNLGYPTHDEIKYVVTKMIEVLAHAAGTDFFNPYQIYLAEKLVKISPGSHKKKVFFCNSGTEANEAAIKIARYFTNRKYFIAFIGSFHGRTMGSLSLTASKPVQRKRFFPMLNGVIHVPFPNPYRNPWHIDGYEHPDELVSRVIEFIDYWVLQHYVPPDEVAAIFFEPIQGEGGYIVPPKNFFEELSKLAKRYGILMIDDEVQMALGRTGKMFAIEHFNIVPDIITMAKSLSGGVAPIGATIFRAEMDLETGAHSNTYGGNALMSMVALKTIEVVERYLDNVLSLGKIIKERLYDLKERYNVIGDVRGLGLAWAIEFVKDRNTKEHDIKTRDRVIYEALKRGLVLLGCGKSSIRIAPPLIIDEERIKIGLDILEEAIKASV, encoded by the coding sequence ATGTTTAGTAAACCAATAATTAGGGTTATACCTCCGGGACCTAAAGCTAGAGAATTGATAGAGAAACATAGAGAATTCGTAGCAACAACAACACATGATCCCGAAAACCTTCCCCTAGTTATCGAAAGGGGTGAAGGTGTATGGCTTATAGATGTTGATGGAAATGTATACCTAGACTTTTCATCATCTATAGCTGTTAATAATTTAGGCTATCCTACACATGATGAAATTAAGTATGTTGTTACCAAGATGATTGAAGTCTTAGCACATGCTGCAGGAACCGATTTCTTCAATCCATATCAAATATATCTCGCAGAGAAACTAGTAAAGATATCACCTGGTAGCCACAAGAAAAAAGTGTTTTTCTGTAATAGTGGTACAGAAGCTAATGAAGCAGCTATCAAGATAGCTAGGTATTTTACGAATAGAAAGTATTTCATAGCATTCATAGGATCTTTCCATGGAAGAACTATGGGATCGTTAAGTCTAACAGCATCTAAACCTGTACAAAGAAAGAGATTCTTTCCTATGCTTAACGGTGTTATTCATGTACCTTTTCCAAATCCTTATAGAAATCCTTGGCATATTGATGGATATGAACATCCTGATGAGCTTGTCAGTAGAGTTATAGAATTCATTGACTATTGGGTTTTGCAACACTATGTACCACCAGATGAGGTAGCAGCAATATTTTTTGAGCCTATACAGGGTGAAGGAGGATATATTGTCCCTCCTAAAAACTTCTTTGAGGAACTTTCAAAGCTTGCAAAAAGATATGGCATTCTAATGATAGATGATGAAGTTCAGATGGCTCTTGGAAGAACAGGTAAAATGTTTGCAATAGAGCATTTCAATATAGTTCCTGATATAATTACTATGGCTAAATCCTTAAGTGGAGGTGTAGCACCAATAGGAGCAACAATATTTAGAGCTGAAATGGATCTCGAAACAGGTGCACATAGTAATACATATGGAGGAAATGCATTAATGAGTATGGTAGCCTTGAAAACAATTGAGGTAGTTGAAAGATATTTAGATAATGTTTTATCACTAGGCAAAATTATCAAAGAAAGGCTATATGATTTAAAAGAGCGATATAATGTTATTGGCGATGTTAGAGGTCTTGGACTTGCATGGGCAATAGAATTTGTTAAAGATAGGAATACTAAGGAACATGATATTAAAACTAGAGATAGAGTGATATACGAGGCATTGAAGAGAGGACTAGTACTACTTGGATGTGGAAAGAGCTCGATAAGAATAGCACCTCCATTAATAATCGATGAAGAAAGGATAAAAATAGGATTAGATATTCTAGAAGAAGCAATTAAAGCCTCTGTGTGA
- a CDS encoding conserved hypothetical protein (KEGG: hbu:Hbut_0973 hypothetical protein~SPTR: A2BLG0 Putative uncharacterized protein): MKIELELIEVYRYEGIPSKRFRFQIRNTNIYINVSADDVEEALKKAEDIIKRLELDKKLVKKISGDSGDRNAK; the protein is encoded by the coding sequence TTGAAGATAGAACTTGAGCTTATTGAAGTATATAGATATGAGGGAATCCCTAGTAAAAGATTTAGATTCCAAATCAGAAATACAAATATATACATTAATGTCTCTGCAGATGATGTTGAAGAAGCACTGAAAAAAGCAGAAGATATAATAAAACGTTTAGAACTAGATAAAAAACTCGTTAAAAAAATTAGTGGCGATAGTGGAGATCGAAATGCCAAGTAG
- a CDS encoding conserved hypothetical protein (KEGG: sai:Saci_1319 hypothetical protein~SPTR: Q4J976 Conserved protein): MPSRKMECIVCGRIFYEGQGIRISIAGKEYTFHSKSCALKFVKNLFLYLDPKDLENAAKLAEKEFIEHLKELREQRKKNLERI, from the coding sequence ATGCCAAGTAGGAAAATGGAATGTATAGTTTGTGGCAGAATTTTTTATGAGGGACAGGGTATAAGGATAAGTATAGCTGGAAAAGAATATACATTTCATTCAAAGTCTTGCGCCTTAAAATTCGTTAAAAATCTTTTCTTATACTTAGATCCAAAAGATTTAGAAAATGCAGCTAAGTTAGCTGAAAAAGAATTCATTGAGCATTTAAAGGAGCTCCGAGAACAAAGAAAGAAAAATCTAGAGAGAATATAG
- a CDS encoding hypothetical protein (KEGG: sid:M164_2024 hypothetical protein~SPTR: C4KJ62 Putative uncharacterized protein): MTVLSEQSTLQPETNIMPNHDLIELRNSIDAILKKIEEIVNSHNEVVQYINTIRTIMNIVNSLGNWRCSTCKFNNNGLCMGWKLSNDAVDSLRKTFGIDAVNEVEGTQRINIRKLSFIGALCPIYSSKR; the protein is encoded by the coding sequence GTGACAGTATTGTCTGAACAAAGTACATTACAACCTGAGACAAATATTATGCCAAATCATGATCTGATTGAGTTGAGAAACTCCATAGATGCTATTTTGAAGAAGATAGAAGAAATAGTAAATTCTCATAATGAGGTTGTCCAATATATAAACACAATAAGAACTATCATGAATATCGTAAATTCCTTAGGAAACTGGAGATGTTCTACATGTAAGTTTAACAATAATGGTCTATGTATGGGATGGAAACTATCTAACGATGCTGTTGATAGTTTAAGAAAGACCTTCGGTATTGATGCTGTCAATGAAGTTGAAGGTACTCAGAGAATTAATATTAGAAAACTCTCTTTCATTGGAGCTCTATGCCCTATATACTCATCAAAAAGATAG
- a CDS encoding Adenylate kinase (COGs: COG1936 nucleotide kinase (related to CMP and AMP kinase)~KEGG: smr:Smar_0791 hypothetical protein~PRIAM: Adenylate kinase~SPTR: A3DMN2 Putative uncharacterized protein~PFAM: ATPase family associated with various cellular activities (AAA)): MKSIGISGTPGTGKSSTAKILSQYLGIPVIDLSKYVIENNLILFYDSERQTNVIDEDRVRHELLKLYNSNGAMIIDSHYAEITPKEILEVVFVIRRDPEELMNILLKRGWSLNKVIENVEAELLSICTLNAIDELGEDLVIEINATSRNSEEIALEIIEILFGEKSAYYGHTIDWLSILPQEKLLKIIELLKR; this comes from the coding sequence ATGAAATCCATAGGTATCTCTGGAACTCCTGGAACAGGTAAGAGTAGTACAGCTAAGATATTATCACAGTACCTGGGTATTCCTGTCATAGATCTTAGCAAATATGTTATAGAGAATAATCTAATTCTCTTCTATGATTCGGAAAGACAAACAAATGTTATAGATGAAGATAGGGTTAGACATGAACTTTTAAAGCTATATAATAGTAATGGGGCCATGATCATTGATAGTCATTATGCTGAAATAACACCTAAAGAAATACTAGAGGTTGTATTCGTTATTAGGAGAGATCCAGAAGAGTTAATGAATATTTTATTAAAGAGGGGGTGGAGTCTTAACAAGGTTATTGAAAATGTGGAGGCAGAACTACTTTCTATCTGTACGTTGAATGCTATTGATGAACTTGGAGAAGATTTAGTAATAGAAATTAATGCAACATCGAGAAACAGCGAAGAAATAGCATTAGAAATCATAGAAATTCTCTTTGGTGAAAAATCTGCTTATTATGGACATACAATAGACTGGCTTTCGATTTTACCTCAAGAGAAACTTTTAAAAATAATAGAATTGTTAAAACGTTGA
- a CDS encoding conserved hypothetical protein (COGs: COG5491 Conserved protein implicated in secretion~KEGG: sin:YN1551_1526 hypothetical protein~SPTR: Q97ZL3 Putative uncharacterized protein~PFAM: Snf7), whose translation MVSLSDFEKRWAGGPTVGEKFKELFKKKEPIKQKIVMADYKIRAMVSRLDVFIERLRERDRTLFERVVDALTQGDEVRATMYANEIAEIRKMVKQLTITQVALEQVALRLDTVLTMGDIMSGLIPVVGVVKELRQIIKGIMPEMSLELSEIEEGLRDVVISAGEALGMPTGDIYASPEARKILEEAKIVAEQRMKEKFPELPALGVSQQKATAPATGSV comes from the coding sequence ATGGTTTCACTCTCAGATTTTGAAAAAAGATGGGCTGGCGGACCTACGGTAGGAGAAAAGTTTAAAGAACTATTCAAGAAAAAGGAGCCTATCAAGCAAAAGATTGTGATGGCAGACTATAAGATAAGGGCTATGGTCAGTAGATTAGATGTATTTATAGAGAGACTTAGGGAGAGAGATAGGACACTATTTGAAAGAGTTGTTGATGCATTAACTCAGGGAGATGAAGTTAGGGCAACTATGTATGCAAATGAGATTGCTGAGATTAGAAAGATGGTTAAGCAGCTAACAATAACTCAAGTAGCTCTTGAGCAAGTAGCCCTAAGGCTAGATACTGTATTAACTATGGGCGATATAATGTCAGGGCTAATACCTGTTGTAGGTGTTGTAAAAGAGCTAAGGCAAATTATTAAAGGAATAATGCCTGAGATGTCCTTAGAATTATCAGAGATTGAAGAAGGTCTTAGAGATGTAGTTATATCTGCAGGAGAAGCTTTGGGTATGCCAACAGGAGATATCTATGCATCACCTGAGGCCAGAAAGATACTAGAAGAAGCTAAGATTGTAGCTGAACAGAGAATGAAGGAGAAATTCCCAGAATTACCAGCACTTGGAGTGTCACAGCAGAAAGCAACAGCTCCTGCTACAGGCTCTGTATAA
- a CDS encoding 50S ribosomal protein L35Ae (InterPro IPR001780~KEGG: hbu:Hbut_0874 50S ribosomal protein L35Ae~SPTR: A2BL64 50S ribosomal protein L35Ae~PFAM: Ribosomal protein L35Ae), with amino-acid sequence MIMQSKSNIVIGRILGYKRGGGRQYNNKVLIKVFIDSKNIHKLIGSKVIAKDSKDNTYNGKIVKIHSTKNTVAIAHFKPNIPGQLIGSTVSIFLLK; translated from the coding sequence ATGATAATGCAAAGCAAATCTAATATTGTTATCGGTAGGATACTGGGTTATAAAAGAGGTGGTGGAAGGCAGTACAATAATAAAGTCTTGATCAAGGTATTTATAGATAGTAAAAATATTCATAAGTTAATAGGTTCAAAGGTTATAGCAAAAGATTCTAAAGATAATACGTATAATGGTAAAATAGTTAAGATACATAGCACAAAGAATACTGTTGCAATAGCACATTTTAAGCCTAATATTCCAGGGCAGTTGATAGGATCCACAGTTAGCATATTCCTATTAAAATAG